The Haematobia irritans isolate KBUSLIRL chromosome 1, ASM5000362v1, whole genome shotgun sequence DNA segment gcccatacaaagtcatcaagaagatcaatgatgttgtataccggattcagaaggacgatagccctagatcaaagatgaaagttgtacatctggaacgattggctccttacggaacaggttctgtgcctgttcgggacgaacaggcttaagcgggaggcagtgttacgaatttgataattatagatttaagtttatttaaattagtttccgttaatttaaatttcaaattgtaaggataaaatttcgttataacttgttggaatcatctattcattttctagcactttcctgaatttcttttatgttcttttgtttgcttattttcatgtaagttctcaccctctttgataacaacccctttgctttgttattttgcattctcatttcatctcattgtatattgtcattgtttttgttcttgtagtaatgcgagcgtatatctatgtgagtgtgtatgtgtttagcagccaccagatgaatgacttaatggccgtagatccttctagcattgtctaagaatgttctggcgttgccagaatattgtagtgctaccagaatgttctcgtattgccacaccgtcatatataaaagcgctcgcatgctgctaacgaatcagtcttaattaaagcgtcaaacgaataacttcagtgtgaacgaattgtaaagtgtgaagtcatagtaaataaattgtagattgtcgttatttaaaagaactgtgttttaattgtcgggtaattaaaaacgcctaaatataaaaacgtaacaatatgttgttttttagtaaagataattttataatttttgttgttgtttttggagtttgtttaatttgaatattttgttagaaatagtttcaataaatcataaatatttataacgttatgaactgaaatattggcttttggaaattaattttaaatatggaGAAATAATAAGTTTTAGAAGGAATAGGTGAAAGGTGATTTAAAGAACAGGTGAGTAGCATTTGGGTGTCCCGAGTTGATGGGCCACGGGGACACCATGGTTGGGGAGGGTCAGGCCATGGCATGCCTTGGAAAACCGGCATGCCAGCAAGCCAATATGGGTGGTACGTTGTGtggatattaatttttgtgatacgtACCTGTTGGTCTTTGTGTTGTTCTCCAAAGCTGGTTGAATGTTTAGTTTTTTGTCAGCTGCCAGAGGACTGAGTTGCCAATGAACCGCGCCCCACAGACTGAGCCAAAAGCCGGCAACACCGTTCAGCAACCAGCGTACGGCAACTCAGTTCCTCCCTCCATATGGCGGTAGCCTCCGGGCTGTGACAAttgtaataattaaaaattaaaatgaaaaatattttaataaatcgatataataattttttctcgtGGATATATGGCGGCaacattttgcattaataaaattatggtgttgagttacaagttgcaagttacatgttgcagcgtctatcagccagtgcttttattctcgatggaggcagtgtctggaaaaatatttgaaaaactatcactttattccatttattccaaatggtgagtattaagttcgagtttagccgctaaaggccggtactctgttcggttttcgcgttgaaactccatacaaaaccaaaaaatgcgaaaaatttgcgaaattttttccatttgtgatactttgttttttcgtgttgaaaaactgacgtttatagcacggcgccatttgcaatgtgaattaagaaataatttatttattaaaaactatttgtgcgggtttataaatcaaacacggatcatatttttgttccgaaactatacaaaggatcaaaggaatagcagatcaattgcccaagcaaaaataaaatgttattttgtaaaaacaagcaacaccaccaacttaatccaatatcgctccctgtaaaatagcgctccaagctacctaaaaaaacgccgttttctatgtgcgaaataatggtttccataaaaatttttcgcaagaatgaacatagtaccggccttaaagtgaaaactaaatcattaaaaagggcataaaattattcgtatttgttgcaaatatatttaaaatataaatattattataacttgatggggaatagcccaaagcaaattttcacaaagtttgtattcaatAAAagagattattaaagaaaagtaatcgtgaaaaaatgacgattttagcggctaaactcgaacttaatactcaacttagggccagtttctcaatgttgttttattatttatcgtgtcgataaaacagctgatcccatacaaaaattttactaaccggaggtctatcctccggttaaaattaatcggaggatgagaaactggccattaaagtcaaaaattgttcaccaatatacctttcataagtttaagcgaaataacaatggtttcagcacttcattatcgtttttatttaacttgatttattttgtttcttattcgatctttttcagtttaaataaaattctttattttgccaagcttgagatctatttatttttattactttcaATTCAACCGTCCTAATATTTAGCAATTTtcgttgaattgcttcatcagaggTGTATGATATATAAGTCAATCACTATGCCCAAAATTCTTATTAGAGCATCACTACTCTCGTCAGCTTTCGCTATTGCACTGACaaataaagaattttcattAGAGTCCTAATATTTAGCAATTTtcgttgaattgcttcatcagaggTGTATGATATATAAGTCAATCACTATGCCCAAAATTCTTATTAGAGCATCACTACTCTCGTCAGCTTTCGCTATTGCAATGACaaataaagaattttcattaccagcttacgaaattgaacggtaccgaaaatttcgttagcataaatagcaatgcattttttatgggaacgaaatttttcgcaagaggtCCATACCGGCCTTTGCGAAATTGAACGGTACCGAAAATTTCATTagtataaatagcaatgcatttcttatgggaacgaaattttttgcagaggtgcataccggattttacgaaattgaacgctaccgaaaatttcgttagcataaatagcaatgcatttcttatgggaacgaaatttttcgcaagaagttCATTCCGACCTTTaggctaaaggccggtatgcacctctagcgaaaaatttcattcccataagaaatgcattgctatttatgctaacgaaattttcggtagcgttcaatttcgtaagctggtacgcacctctaatgaaaataacagggttgtcaaaagcatattttggcagcaaacatttaatttattacaatcattgtgtgcgtaaaagttttaaaaggtctgtaaataataaacaatttatttgaggaatatttcgaacatatattaacaatttttaaaagctattagctggtttaaaatttgtgtacacagccctgtttttttttgttgtagacttaaataaatttttgctaccgaaaatttcgctagaggtgcataccggccttaaatgtttgctgccaaaatatgcttttgacaaccctgttattttcattagaggtgcgtaccagcttacgaaattgaacgctaccgaaaatttcgttagcataaatagcaatgcatttgttatgggaatgaaatttttcgctagaggtgcataccggcctttaatcgCCAAAAAATCATACGTTGTCGTTATGTTACGGCTACGTTACATTTTTAGATGCATTAACCAGGCCTTTAAAGTCATTTTTGTAATTATTCTGGAATTTGGCATCATTTTTATGCATGTGCGACAAACTTCTCCCTGCATCCGTCTTTTGAAAATCAATCTCGTGTAAGGTGGGTGTGTGTGAATTTTTCTGTCGTGGAAGTATTGTTGAAATAAAGACCGATGATgtgacttgttattttaaaataaccaagtattttttaatgttgCTAGGTCTTTCAAAATGGGTGCTTACCGATATATGCAAGAACTGTATAGGAAAAAGCAAAGTGATGTCATGCGTTATTTGCTTCGCATAAGAGTTTGGCAGTATCGTCAATTGACGAAATTGCATCGTTCTCCTAGGCCAACTCGTCCTGACAAAGCACGTCGTTTAGGGTACCGTGCCAAACAAGGTTTCGTAATATACAGGATTCGCGTTCGCCGTGGTGGCCGTAAGCGCCCTGTACCAAAAGGTTGCACCTATGGCAAGCCCAAGAGCCACGGTGTTAACGAGTTGAAACCATACCGTGGATTGCAGTCAATAGCAGAGGTAGGTATTTTCAGATTTGTCTACTCTTGTTGATTAAAAAAAGGAACAACTTTTCAGGAACGAGTAGGACGGAGATTGGGTGGACTTCGTGTTTTAAATTCTTATTGGGTTGCCCAGGATGCATCTTACAAATATTTTGAAGTGATTTTGGTCGATACTCATCACAATGCTATTCGCCGTGATcccaaaattaattggatttgcAAGCATGTCCACAAGCATAGGGAACTCCGCGGTCTGACTTCAGCTGGAAAAAGTTCTCGTGGAATTGGCAAAGGATATCGTTATTCTCAAACTATTGGCGGATCTCGCCGCGCTGCTTGGAAACGCAAGAACCGTTTGAATATGTTAAGAAAACGATAAACTATCGTATGTTTGCAATTAAATAAATGCATTTGAGAATGCAAATGATTAAAATCTCGTATATTTCAACGATTTTATGATGTATTGGTAACAACTATCGGGGAAAATACCTTCACAAAAAACGAAATGATTAAGGACCACCAAAAGAACACTGGCACAAAGATAGCTATCCAGCTTGGTTTAGTTATTCGTGTGTTTCACTTTTCACAGACTTTTCAGCTCTGTACATATATGAGCCATCGCAGCCTTTTCGTGGTTTTCCAGTCCATCGATAAATTTCCTTTGTAATGAATGAGCATAATTgagtatacacccaaaaaaaattgttactcatagcaaaaatgtttgctaaaacagcagatttTCTTTGCTGAAAATGGGACAGCAGTAGCATGTAGTTGTTTCAGCAAACATTTGTTAGTTacaatagcaaacatttttacagctaaaatagcaaacaaatgcTGCCGAATTAGCAAACTTGTTTgctaaaagtttttgacaaacatcGCTGCTGAAATAGAAAACTGCGTTAGTTGATACAGCTAACATTTTTACTGCCGTAACAACCACAAATGTTgtcccagcaacaaaatttttcgtttttaatgATATGTTGAAATGAAACCGTAAATCATTTTATACAATAACTTCTACATTTACTAAAtgtgtgaaataaattgaattccatTGAAGTATTGGAAGTTCAGTTGAAGTGTTGTACAAGATGTATTTacgtttatttttctttggCCTTATACACGCGAATAAAACATAACAACCTGTAATGAAAAGAAGTAACAAAAGCAATTAGTaactacactagtttacaatacAATTTACATTTGATTAGAGCTtgctttttatgtattttcatcaagcgaattttatgaaaccgtttttgagatatacttatattttttgtccttttttcattagaaaaatcctttctcgagctaaaaatgtacgattatattgaacaaatgtggatctgtgataagtggttctatagggctttgcccaaataaatttgacaaacattattttcctctgttggttaagctacacttgtagtttagtcaatgcatggttttaagctgaaatcaaaaacaacaacggttcaaaatatatgtacaaaagggcacattttcaaaaaatatgcttataactttgtcatttttcttcTAATCTTATTCTTACGTTAAAgtaaaacattattaaaaaggtgctcaatttttatctatatatttagaaccacttaacttacaaCAGATTCAACGTATAAGCGGACTAGCTTGAGATATGATTCTCGCGTCtagtaaaaaactaaaaatgtaaGTATATCTCAAAACGTGTTGCATATAAAAATCTATATTCGAATCCAGGagatgaaaatacataaaaaaatcacCTCACGTCAAATATACatgaacaaatttattttgtaaactatttttttataggTGTTGTATTGAACGACGTCATCAAAGTTCAAATAAGTACttttagcaaaaattaaaatggtTAAAACTAAAAGCATACAGTATTCTCTTAAGGTCGTATTTAGTAAAATAGCAAGGTTGTAATGTTATCCTGgatttaatactcacatttaactTTGTGAACTTTGCCAATTGTGAAATATTCGGGTACAGTTTAGGTtagctatagtggcagcccgttatttcaggcccactttgactattcagtcccttaTGATACAgcagtgttgaacttctctcttgtcactgagtgccaCCCGATTCCATGCAGGAAGCTCAAAGACAAGGAATCTTCTTTTAATAGCTGAGCCTGAACACCATTTCCCATAGCGAATAAAACTTTAGAATaggtttgaaacactcagaaatgtcaccaacattccaGAGGGAGTAATCCACCTATCCACGGTTCTCTTATCAataagtgctgctcgattccatgttaagctcaatgacaagggacctccttttaaagccgagtccaaacggtgttccacattgcagtgaaaccacttagagaagctttgaaaccctcagaaatgtcaccagcattactcagg contains these protein-coding regions:
- the RpL15 gene encoding ribosomal protein L15; this translates as MGAYRYMQELYRKKQSDVMRYLLRIRVWQYRQLTKLHRSPRPTRPDKARRLGYRAKQGFVIYRIRVRRGGRKRPVPKGCTYGKPKSHGVNELKPYRGLQSIAEERVGRRLGGLRVLNSYWVAQDASYKYFEVILVDTHHNAIRRDPKINWICKHVHKHRELRGLTSAGKSSRGIGKGYRYSQTIGGSRRAAWKRKNRLNMLRKR